From Candidatus Pedobacter colombiensis, one genomic window encodes:
- a CDS encoding S9 family peptidase, which translates to MKRLNAIVLLAAGLYLLPNASIAQIEPSNVEFTKRIPAFKWVDNNHYRAFRGTNVMGMGGKEFIVDVVTGKETMVERSVAAKKKVDILRNGDIIIRKTSTAKADTLKGFQTPAVSPDSANIAYTKNKNLYVYNIADRKEWQVTTDGSEIVYNGWSSWVYNEEILGRGMAYRAFWWSPDSKKIAFMRFDDSKVPVHYMTDDSGIHEKQILIRYPQPGDANPEVKTGIVNLASKKITWADYDAKVDQYFGTPIWAPSSDQLWIQWVNRGQDTLKIEAIDLVTGNRKPIYTETQKTWVSLDQDNRVTFVPSKKQFLLMSDKSGWMHIYAHSMDGKLIKQLTAGNWTVTEINHIDEKEGMVYFTAKKENSTRLDLYKVKLSGGKIVRLTFGDYMHRFELSPDAKYFITTYANFKTPGKMVLVDNQGKIIRQLADSRGKDYEKYLLLASKSEIIRVKTPDGFELPVRIIYPAGFDPNKKYPVMANIYGGPNSSFVSDGYIGNYTEKKDELNDIISVQMDHRGSGHFGKVGQNYMHRDLGHWEIEDYCTVINYLKKTYPFIDGSRVGITGFSYGGYISALALVKAPDVFTVGLAGGSVTDWHLYDSAYTERFMDSPKENPEGYKSSSVFTYVKNLKGHLSLAQGTMDDNVHMRNTMKLVDALMEADKDFELMFYPGAAHGWYYLPHKAKFERNAKDAFIKKYLIQDTK; encoded by the coding sequence ATGAAAAGATTAAATGCTATAGTCCTGCTAGCGGCAGGACTATATTTATTACCAAATGCATCCATCGCCCAGATAGAGCCTTCAAATGTTGAATTTACCAAGAGAATACCTGCATTTAAATGGGTGGATAACAACCATTACAGAGCTTTTCGTGGAACCAATGTAATGGGCATGGGAGGGAAAGAATTCATCGTTGATGTTGTAACCGGTAAGGAAACAATGGTAGAACGATCCGTTGCAGCAAAGAAGAAAGTTGATATTCTGCGAAATGGTGATATAATTATAAGGAAGACTTCAACTGCAAAGGCAGATACCCTAAAGGGATTTCAAACGCCGGCTGTATCACCCGATTCTGCAAATATTGCTTATACAAAGAACAAAAATCTGTATGTGTATAATATTGCAGATCGTAAAGAATGGCAGGTAACTACAGATGGTTCCGAGATCGTTTATAATGGCTGGTCGTCGTGGGTGTACAACGAAGAAATTCTGGGGAGAGGAATGGCTTACCGTGCATTTTGGTGGAGCCCTGATAGCAAGAAAATCGCGTTTATGCGATTTGATGATTCCAAAGTGCCTGTTCATTACATGACGGATGATTCGGGCATTCATGAAAAGCAAATCCTGATTCGTTATCCGCAACCAGGAGATGCCAATCCGGAAGTAAAAACGGGTATCGTAAATCTGGCCAGTAAAAAGATAACCTGGGCTGATTATGATGCTAAAGTAGATCAGTACTTCGGTACGCCTATCTGGGCTCCATCGTCAGATCAGCTTTGGATACAATGGGTGAATCGCGGTCAGGATACACTTAAAATTGAAGCGATAGACCTTGTAACCGGTAACCGCAAGCCAATCTACACCGAAACACAAAAAACCTGGGTTTCACTGGACCAGGATAACCGTGTAACATTTGTACCGTCAAAAAAACAATTTTTGCTGATGAGTGATAAAAGTGGCTGGATGCATATTTATGCGCATAGTATGGATGGCAAATTGATAAAGCAACTCACAGCAGGAAACTGGACTGTAACCGAAATCAACCACATCGACGAAAAGGAGGGAATGGTTTATTTCACAGCCAAAAAGGAAAACTCTACCCGCCTAGATCTTTATAAGGTGAAATTGAGTGGAGGTAAAATAGTAAGGTTGACTTTTGGAGACTATATGCACCGTTTTGAACTGTCACCGGATGCAAAATATTTCATTACTACCTATGCTAATTTTAAAACCCCGGGTAAGATGGTTTTGGTTGATAACCAGGGTAAAATTATCAGACAACTTGCAGACTCCAGAGGAAAAGATTATGAGAAATACCTGCTGCTTGCTTCTAAATCTGAGATCATCAGGGTGAAAACACCGGATGGTTTTGAGCTTCCTGTACGTATAATTTACCCGGCAGGCTTTGATCCGAATAAGAAATATCCGGTTATGGCAAATATTTATGGCGGACCAAATTCATCATTTGTAAGCGATGGTTATATCGGAAATTATACGGAGAAAAAAGATGAACTAAATGATATCATCAGTGTACAGATGGATCATCGCGGATCAGGGCACTTTGGTAAAGTAGGACAAAATTACATGCACCGGGATCTGGGCCATTGGGAAATTGAAGATTACTGTACAGTAATCAATTACCTTAAAAAGACCTATCCTTTTATTGATGGTTCAAGAGTAGGCATCACTGGCTTTAGTTATGGAGGGTATATTTCTGCACTGGCCTTAGTAAAAGCACCTGATGTATTTACTGTTGGTTTGGCAGGTGGAAGTGTTACCGATTGGCATTTGTACGACAGTGCTTACACCGAAAGATTTATGGATAGTCCTAAAGAAAACCCTGAAGGCTATAAAAGTTCAAGCGTATTCACCTACGTGAAGAACTTAAAAGGTCATTTGAGTCTTGCCCAAGGTACCATGGATGACAACGTACATATGCGCAATACCATGAAATTGGTAGATGCGCTAATGGAAGCAGATAAAGATTTCGAATTGATGTTTTATCCGGGGGCAGCACATGGTTGGTACTATTTGCCTCATAAAGCTAAGTTTGAGAGAAACGCTAAAGATGCTTTTATTAAAAAGTACCTCATACAAGATACCAAGTAA
- a CDS encoding TlpA disulfide reductase family protein produces MKNIILFISGILLCLSAKAQTDSITISGVLKGLSNRKLGISWTGSDDAKSGYVTAQGNGDHFSVRVPVQDMPVAAKLYVHPVQGQMNESSSGPKPPFDFFLLNTDIVLNGAADSPGTIHLKGDDENERYNQLLLQMAPTEQKQRQMLDKLWDSAIKRSPVDSAKLSEEIMALYRENVKKEKAFVKANPDAFASLFILSRTANSYSADEYLATWKALKPTYKNTVVGRAVARIAEKLSVTQSGTPVFAFERLDKEGNKVSPELMKGSAYILDFWGSWCAPCRASHPHLKELYKKYKSKGFEIIAIAQERGKTLEESKKAWSKAIKEDDVNWVHILNQDGIAQQDIVKTFSVNGFPTKILVGADGKIITRVTAGVSDAIDKALEKIYGF; encoded by the coding sequence ATGAAGAACATTATACTGTTCATCTCTGGTATTTTACTTTGTCTGAGCGCTAAAGCACAAACAGATAGTATTACAATAAGCGGGGTTCTTAAAGGGTTGAGCAATAGAAAATTGGGTATTTCATGGACTGGTAGTGATGATGCGAAATCCGGATATGTAACCGCCCAGGGAAATGGAGACCATTTTTCTGTTCGTGTACCTGTTCAGGATATGCCGGTCGCAGCCAAACTATATGTTCATCCCGTACAAGGACAAATGAATGAAAGTTCAAGTGGCCCCAAACCACCGTTTGATTTTTTTCTGCTGAATACAGATATTGTACTGAATGGAGCTGCAGACTCACCGGGAACAATACACTTAAAAGGTGATGATGAAAATGAACGCTATAATCAATTGCTGTTGCAGATGGCCCCGACAGAACAGAAGCAAAGACAAATGTTGGACAAATTGTGGGATTCTGCAATAAAGCGTTCGCCGGTCGATTCTGCAAAGCTATCAGAGGAAATTATGGCGCTTTACCGGGAGAACGTGAAGAAGGAGAAAGCCTTCGTGAAGGCTAACCCGGATGCTTTTGCTTCATTATTTATTCTTTCTCGTACAGCTAATAGTTATAGTGCTGACGAATACCTTGCTACATGGAAAGCTCTGAAACCTACTTACAAAAATACAGTCGTGGGGCGGGCGGTGGCCAGGATTGCTGAAAAACTGAGCGTTACACAATCAGGAACGCCGGTCTTTGCTTTCGAACGCCTTGATAAGGAGGGGAACAAAGTTAGCCCTGAACTGATGAAAGGAAGCGCCTATATTCTCGATTTCTGGGGTAGCTGGTGCGCTCCTTGTCGGGCAAGTCACCCCCACCTGAAAGAGCTTTATAAAAAATACAAGTCAAAAGGTTTTGAAATCATAGCCATTGCACAGGAAAGAGGCAAAACACTTGAAGAATCGAAAAAGGCCTGGTCAAAGGCCATTAAAGAAGATGATGTCAACTGGGTACATATCCTGAATCAGGATGGTATAGCGCAACAGGATATTGTTAAAACTTTTAGCGTTAATGGATTCCCAACAAAGATCCTGGTAGGAGCTGATGGAAAAATTATCACCCGCGTTACAGCAGGTGTGTCTGATGCAATTGATAAAGCTCTTGAAAAGATTTACGGTTTTTAA
- a CDS encoding TlpA disulfide reductase family protein, which yields MKGIILSASLLVSSLFASAQMSQISGTVKAEKATIKESIALMKIEDGEPKVIATTNLAEDGSFAFMFKPAYEGFYAVGSSDLLKGQFPVYLKPGDKAEVAFDNVNGEFTGVNTPENTVLSNWANLTRSLKRKSVYFMGSFSTYEDFFPELTAVAAQTNVFRKTIKTKNTKFNDLMKKLTFYDMDFYAVNFLRTPRSKHPQKTDYPAYYNSIVEKNKFPDDDVLNTLYGSRYLGMYAEFAAGSRSDVNQRLAFLTTTRQKGEYILYNETRGIKSYDKYKAIVDQYDQYLQSPSQKKRLDEMSAALYATKSGGQASDFEYPDKAGKLVSLSGQKGKVVLVDVWATWCGPCKQQIPALKQLEQEMHGKDIVIMSVSVDEDKDKEKWLKMIKDENLGGVQLFASGWSKIAKDYKITGIPRFMVFDKKGNIVTVDAPRPTDSKLKELLEAELKK from the coding sequence ATGAAAGGTATAATTTTATCAGCAAGCTTGCTGGTCAGCTCTTTATTTGCCTCAGCTCAGATGAGCCAGATCAGCGGAACTGTTAAGGCAGAGAAGGCAACCATTAAAGAAAGCATTGCTTTAATGAAAATAGAAGATGGTGAACCCAAAGTGATCGCCACTACAAACCTGGCGGAAGATGGCTCATTCGCTTTTATGTTCAAGCCGGCTTATGAAGGCTTCTACGCTGTAGGATCCTCTGATTTGCTAAAAGGTCAGTTCCCGGTTTATTTAAAACCAGGTGATAAGGCTGAAGTTGCCTTTGATAATGTTAATGGAGAGTTTACCGGTGTAAACACTCCCGAAAATACAGTGTTGAGCAATTGGGCAAATCTTACCAGAAGCTTGAAAAGAAAATCAGTTTATTTTATGGGCTCATTCAGCACTTATGAAGATTTCTTCCCGGAATTAACGGCAGTAGCTGCGCAAACAAATGTCTTCAGGAAAACGATTAAAACTAAGAATACGAAGTTCAATGACCTGATGAAAAAGTTGACGTTTTACGACATGGATTTTTATGCGGTAAATTTCCTGCGCACACCACGTTCAAAACATCCGCAAAAGACTGATTATCCTGCTTATTACAACTCAATCGTTGAAAAGAATAAGTTCCCGGATGATGATGTATTGAACACATTATACGGATCAAGGTATCTGGGTATGTATGCCGAGTTTGCTGCGGGTTCCCGGAGTGATGTAAATCAGAGACTGGCATTTTTAACCACTACCAGACAAAAGGGAGAGTATATTCTTTACAATGAAACGAGAGGGATAAAATCATACGATAAATACAAAGCGATAGTAGATCAGTATGATCAGTATCTGCAAAGCCCTAGCCAAAAGAAACGACTGGATGAAATGAGCGCAGCGCTTTATGCTACTAAATCGGGTGGTCAGGCTTCTGATTTTGAATATCCTGATAAAGCAGGAAAATTAGTTTCTCTGAGTGGCCAGAAAGGTAAAGTCGTTCTGGTTGATGTATGGGCAACATGGTGCGGACCATGTAAACAGCAAATTCCGGCACTTAAGCAGTTGGAGCAGGAAATGCACGGAAAGGACATCGTAATCATGAGTGTCTCGGTAGATGAAGACAAGGACAAAGAGAAATGGTTGAAGATGATCAAAGATGAAAACTTGGGCGGTGTACAATTGTTTGCCAGTGGCTGGAGCAAAATTGCCAAAGATTATAAAATTACAGGCATTCCCCGTTTTATGGTATTTGATAAAAAGGGAAACATCGTTACAGTTGATGCACCACGACCTACAGATTCTAAGCTGAAAGAACTTCTGGAAGCTGAACTTAAGAAATAA
- a CDS encoding FecR domain-containing protein: MKNIYQSEDLLYKYKTGTCSDEERAIVESWHISELLNNDFIPDEEELNKAGKAIWAALPIHDDVEEQKVVPLWRKYAVAASVALILSVGGIYFLGQEKKQAIMAEPQAKRFKNDVNPGGNKAILTLADGSKISLDDVANGKVAQQSGIVISKTADGQLEYRVDNKVASSKAPQYNTVSTPRGGQYQLVLPDGTHVWLNAASKLKFPSSFAQLDSRKVELSGEAYFEVTKDKQRPFKVEAASQEVVVLGTHFNIDAYAGGSATKTTLLEGRVRLKSNAKDYLLKPGQQAIVGSIVRIDEVDTDDVVAWKNGNFIFSDNDIKTVMTALERWYDIEVVYEGSISSVGFNAEISRDRTLIQVLKALEKTGNVRFRIEGRRVIVM, encoded by the coding sequence ATGAAAAACATTTACCAATCGGAAGATCTATTATATAAATATAAAACAGGAACCTGCTCTGATGAGGAAAGGGCTATTGTGGAGAGTTGGCATATCAGTGAACTCCTCAATAACGATTTTATTCCTGATGAGGAGGAGCTGAATAAAGCAGGTAAAGCCATTTGGGCTGCACTACCTATTCATGATGATGTGGAAGAGCAAAAAGTAGTTCCACTGTGGCGTAAATATGCTGTTGCAGCATCTGTTGCGTTGATCTTATCAGTCGGAGGGATATATTTTCTAGGTCAAGAGAAAAAACAAGCAATTATGGCCGAACCGCAGGCCAAACGTTTTAAAAATGATGTGAACCCGGGTGGGAACAAAGCCATTTTAACATTAGCCGATGGATCAAAAATCAGTCTGGATGATGTAGCCAATGGTAAGGTTGCTCAACAATCAGGCATCGTGATTAGCAAAACCGCAGATGGACAACTGGAATATCGTGTAGATAATAAAGTTGCATCCAGCAAAGCACCTCAGTACAATACAGTTTCTACTCCTCGCGGCGGACAATACCAGCTGGTGTTGCCGGATGGAACACATGTATGGTTAAATGCCGCTAGTAAATTGAAATTCCCATCCTCATTCGCACAGTTAGACAGTAGAAAAGTAGAGCTATCTGGTGAGGCTTACTTTGAAGTAACAAAAGATAAACAACGGCCTTTTAAAGTGGAGGCCGCCAGTCAGGAAGTCGTGGTGCTGGGCACCCATTTCAATATAGATGCATATGCCGGTGGATCAGCTACAAAAACCACCTTGCTGGAAGGTCGTGTGAGGTTGAAATCCAATGCAAAAGATTACCTGTTAAAACCAGGACAGCAGGCTATAGTTGGTTCTATAGTACGCATTGATGAAGTGGATACAGATGATGTTGTTGCCTGGAAGAATGGGAACTTTATTTTCAGCGATAACGATATTAAAACTGTGATGACGGCCCTTGAAAGGTGGTACGACATAGAAGTTGTTTATGAAGGATCCATTAGTTCTGTAGGTTTTAACGCAGAAATATCAAGAGACAGAACTTTAATACAAGTACTCAAAGCGCTCGAAAAAACAGGAAATGTGAGATTTAGGATTGAAGGAAGGAGGGTAATTGTTATGTAA
- a CDS encoding TonB-dependent receptor has translation MNFYALFKRRQFADQANKILRIMKLTIIILFTSLLYVSAGGFAQRISLNKNKAALHEVIKDIRKQSGYDFVITTPQIKAAKAISIKVTNKPLTEVLDECFADQPFTYAIEDKIITIINRPVNEVLKQEPLRVIKGLIKDSQGKPLPGASIVVLGTRRAAQANTEGNFTIVVTDKSIIRVSMIGFESIDVPVNDQKELTIILKESNMELGEFVVVGYGQIKKENLTTAVSTLNADQITQIPVSNLSQVLVGRVPGLLARSSSGNPGSDDSNLLIRTTNNVQRPLIVIDGIPRLNGNADQAGLRNIDPNEVESITVLKDNAAGAVYGARAANGVILITTKRGKLGKPQFGYTGNFTWSSPGKMIKTLDGYNYALMQNEYFTNSGLAAPYSAAVLDTIKRQLSPYKYANTDWLGLLTGKPELVQNHSLNVRGGTEAVKYFISGTYTDQQGMYPGNSYQRYTLQNNLDITLSKQFKSLLNFSYRGGKQNMRGGAVLNSALNMSPLVPVYMPNGSFAAPPNGSNPLATISEKAGYQYNNENYITGNVKLIWEPTFLKGLSAYTNINVDKNFTRGKTYTVPVPQYRLDPTSLSGYFMATGAGKPSLTDNTRDANTYTFDLGVNYKEQVGLHGIEVLALYTQSEGSFNSNSDTRLNLVAPGLDILNLGSTVGEVTNGTRGLSARAGYVGRVNYDFDNRFFLESSFRFDGSTLFAPGNRWGFFPGASAGWMISRENFFSPLTNIVNSLKIRASVGLTGDDSIGANSYYYTYRVANTGSLGSNGYIFGTTYSPSFYLGNSSLPNEQVTWAKNRQENIGIDATLLDKKLEFRFDIYQKNRYDILMSKDAVLPGTFGINAPIQNFAKLRDRGFDVELSSHHKLASEWDLSLNANLTYVRTTVIDFGTKSLPDYLRLEGRSTNSQIAYHAVGIFQNAAEIAAWPVDQDGLKNATIKPGDIKFADRNGDGKLTVDDQIWLDNMGFPPVNFGFGFNLKHKGIMLSTFFNGALGGYIRYATTSTWQYIYDNSWRPGNESAIYPRLASSTNNSRSSDATLIKDDFLRLRDVRLSYELPKKWIDALKVKQIRVYAQASNLFTWTSVQGGIDPETPSLGNAGANAGFYPTQKNVGFGVNVNF, from the coding sequence ATGAATTTTTATGCGCTATTTAAGCGTAGGCAATTTGCTGACCAGGCAAATAAGATACTGCGAATTATGAAACTAACCATTATCATATTATTTACCTCCTTGCTATATGTGAGTGCTGGGGGATTTGCACAGCGGATTAGCTTGAACAAAAACAAGGCAGCCCTGCATGAGGTGATCAAAGACATCAGAAAACAAAGTGGCTATGACTTTGTCATTACCACACCTCAAATCAAAGCCGCCAAAGCCATAAGCATTAAAGTAACAAATAAACCATTGACTGAAGTATTGGATGAATGTTTCGCCGATCAGCCCTTTACTTATGCTATTGAAGATAAAATCATTACCATTATCAATAGACCTGTAAATGAGGTTCTCAAGCAAGAACCTCTCCGTGTCATCAAGGGATTGATAAAAGACAGTCAGGGGAAGCCGCTTCCAGGAGCCTCCATCGTAGTTTTAGGGACTCGCAGAGCCGCTCAGGCCAATACTGAAGGTAACTTTACCATTGTGGTCACAGATAAATCAATCATCCGTGTATCTATGATCGGTTTCGAGTCCATCGACGTTCCGGTTAATGACCAGAAAGAACTGACCATCATCTTAAAAGAATCGAACATGGAGTTGGGCGAATTTGTAGTAGTAGGTTATGGCCAGATTAAAAAAGAAAACCTGACTACAGCGGTAAGTACTTTAAATGCAGACCAGATTACACAAATTCCAGTGTCTAACCTTTCTCAGGTTTTAGTGGGACGTGTCCCAGGATTGTTAGCGCGTAGTAGTTCAGGAAACCCAGGGAGTGATGATTCTAATTTATTGATTAGAACTACAAATAATGTTCAAAGACCATTGATTGTAATTGATGGTATACCACGATTAAATGGTAATGCAGATCAGGCAGGATTGCGTAATATCGATCCTAACGAAGTGGAGAGCATTACGGTTTTAAAAGACAACGCAGCGGGCGCGGTATACGGAGCCAGAGCGGCAAATGGAGTAATCCTCATCACCACTAAACGAGGAAAACTAGGTAAGCCACAGTTTGGCTATACCGGTAACTTTACCTGGAGCAGCCCCGGAAAAATGATTAAAACCTTAGATGGGTATAATTATGCGCTGATGCAAAACGAATATTTTACCAACAGTGGTTTGGCTGCTCCATATTCCGCTGCAGTGTTAGATACCATCAAAAGACAATTGTCGCCTTACAAATATGCCAATACCGATTGGTTAGGTCTGCTTACTGGCAAACCAGAACTTGTTCAAAATCATAGTTTAAATGTAAGAGGAGGCACTGAAGCCGTAAAATATTTCATTTCCGGAACTTATACGGACCAACAGGGTATGTATCCTGGGAATAGTTATCAGCGCTATACCCTGCAAAATAATTTGGACATTACCTTAAGCAAGCAATTCAAATCACTGTTGAACTTTAGTTATCGTGGGGGGAAGCAAAATATGAGGGGAGGAGCAGTATTAAATTCAGCGCTTAATATGTCACCTTTAGTCCCTGTCTATATGCCAAATGGAAGCTTCGCAGCCCCTCCAAATGGTTCTAATCCATTGGCAACCATATCGGAAAAAGCAGGATACCAATACAATAATGAGAACTATATTACCGGAAATGTAAAACTGATCTGGGAACCAACCTTCTTAAAAGGACTATCGGCCTATACCAATATCAATGTAGATAAAAACTTTACAAGAGGTAAAACTTATACAGTACCTGTACCACAATACAGGTTAGATCCAACATCGCTAAGCGGTTACTTTATGGCAACCGGGGCGGGAAAACCTTCGCTGACAGATAATACCAGAGATGCAAATACGTATACCTTCGACCTTGGTGTAAATTACAAAGAGCAGGTTGGCTTACATGGAATTGAAGTTTTGGCATTATATACCCAAAGTGAGGGTAGCTTTAATAGCAATAGTGATACACGTTTAAATCTGGTGGCTCCTGGGCTGGATATTCTCAACCTCGGATCGACCGTAGGTGAGGTGACGAATGGTACCCGTGGTTTATCAGCCAGAGCTGGATATGTTGGTCGTGTGAATTATGATTTCGACAATAGGTTTTTTCTGGAAAGTAGTTTCCGTTTTGATGGATCTACACTGTTCGCACCAGGTAACAGGTGGGGATTTTTTCCTGGCGCTTCCGCAGGGTGGATGATTTCCAGAGAGAATTTCTTTAGCCCATTAACAAATATTGTCAACTCCTTAAAGATTAGAGCCTCAGTTGGTTTAACAGGCGACGATTCCATTGGCGCTAATAGCTATTACTATACCTATCGGGTGGCCAATACAGGTTCATTAGGTAGCAATGGTTATATTTTTGGTACTACTTATTCACCAAGCTTTTATCTGGGAAATAGCAGTTTGCCAAATGAGCAGGTAACCTGGGCAAAGAACAGGCAAGAGAATATTGGTATTGATGCAACGCTCCTTGATAAAAAATTGGAGTTCAGATTCGACATCTATCAAAAGAATAGATATGATATACTAATGTCTAAAGATGCGGTGCTTCCAGGTACGTTTGGTATTAACGCGCCTATTCAGAATTTTGCGAAACTGCGCGATAGAGGTTTTGATGTTGAGTTAAGCAGTCATCATAAATTAGCCAGTGAATGGGATCTGTCTTTAAATGCAAACCTGACATATGTACGTACTACTGTAATTGATTTTGGCACCAAATCATTGCCGGATTATTTACGTTTGGAAGGACGTAGTACCAATAGTCAGATAGCTTATCATGCCGTTGGTATTTTTCAGAATGCAGCAGAAATTGCAGCTTGGCCGGTAGATCAGGATGGTTTAAAGAACGCTACAATTAAACCTGGTGATATCAAATTTGCAGATCGTAACGGTGATGGTAAATTAACTGTTGATGATCAGATATGGCTTGATAATATGGGTTTCCCACCAGTAAATTTTGGCTTCGGTTTTAATTTGAAACATAAAGGAATAATGCTGAGTACATTCTTTAATGGTGCATTAGGCGGATACATTAGGTACGCAACGACTTCTACCTGGCAGTACATTTACGATAATTCATGGAGACCAGGCAATGAAAGTGCAATTTATCCTCGCTTGGCCAGTTCAACAAATAATTCCAGATCATCGGATGCTACTTTAATTAAAGACGACTTTCTGAGATTAAGAGATGTACGCCTGAGCTACGAATTGCCAAAAAAATGGATAGACGCGTTAAAAGTTAAGCAGATAAGAGTATATGCGCAGGCCTCTAACTTGTTTACCTGGACTTCTGTACAGGGAGGGATAGATCCGGAAACTCCAAGTTTGGGTAATGCTGGTGCCAATGCTGGTTTCTATCCAACCCAAAAGAATGTTGGATTTGGCGTAAATGTTAATTTCTAA
- a CDS encoding RagB/SusD family nutrient uptake outer membrane protein — MKKMKLITNRYIMMGLAAVLLLTASCKKVLDITPVDQVTDPLMWTNQDMVLTYTGNFYAQMNAGFSGPHPNSSIFTGNLLSDITDDGEVNSTIYNTYWNGAYDSSNSPLNGMWTATSFGRWMYIRRANMFLSKIDAVPGDPNLNKRMKAEIRFLRAFYYFEFMNWFGPVPIITTAQNDLDESAFVAKPTKDEFNDFLVNELTAAAADLPVTYATGDWGRITKGAALAMKGRIQLYAGRWADAATTNKAVIDLKTYALQASYSSVFANNNKMNNEVILTIQFNGDKAQRSHLFDTYNQPPAFGGRGGTLPTQNLVDEYEMQATGLPITDVLSGYDKTQPYVGRDPRFAATVLYDGSVFRGRSLQLYNGGVDLTVSGGIIAGWVTNTGYYLRKFTDESINLADANIASGQNWILFRYAEVLLNYAEAQNEAFGADATVYDAVNKVRKRAGMPDLPTGLSQTDMRTAIRHERRVELAFEDARYWDVKRWKLAVNLFSTATNPIKKMEIVRDPVTGVKTYTVKNLTKLRVFQEKHYLFPFPITEINKPGNKIEQNTGW; from the coding sequence ATGAAAAAGATGAAATTGATCACAAACAGATATATAATGATGGGATTGGCGGCGGTATTATTGCTGACTGCATCATGTAAAAAAGTATTAGATATTACGCCAGTGGATCAGGTAACTGATCCACTGATGTGGACTAACCAGGATATGGTATTAACTTATACCGGAAACTTTTATGCACAAATGAATGCGGGTTTTTCCGGCCCACACCCTAATTCATCCATCTTCACTGGTAACCTGCTTTCAGATATTACCGATGACGGAGAGGTAAACAGTACCATATACAATACTTATTGGAATGGAGCTTACGATTCAAGTAACTCTCCTTTAAATGGTATGTGGACTGCCACAAGTTTTGGACGTTGGATGTATATCCGAAGAGCCAATATGTTCCTTTCGAAAATTGATGCCGTACCCGGCGATCCAAACCTGAATAAAAGGATGAAGGCCGAAATCAGATTTTTAAGGGCATTTTATTATTTTGAGTTTATGAACTGGTTTGGCCCGGTGCCGATCATTACTACTGCCCAGAATGACCTGGATGAATCTGCATTTGTAGCTAAACCTACTAAGGATGAATTTAATGATTTCCTGGTGAATGAACTCACTGCAGCAGCTGCTGACTTGCCGGTTACTTATGCTACTGGCGACTGGGGTAGAATTACGAAAGGTGCTGCTTTAGCGATGAAAGGACGTATACAGCTTTATGCGGGCAGATGGGCTGATGCTGCTACCACTAATAAAGCTGTTATAGACCTTAAAACTTATGCTTTGCAGGCATCTTATAGCAGCGTATTTGCCAACAACAATAAAATGAACAATGAGGTCATCCTTACTATACAGTTTAATGGCGACAAGGCGCAACGCTCTCATTTATTTGATACATACAATCAGCCTCCAGCATTTGGTGGCAGAGGAGGCACTTTACCTACGCAGAACCTGGTTGATGAATATGAGATGCAGGCTACCGGTTTACCAATTACAGATGTACTATCAGGTTATGATAAAACGCAACCGTATGTAGGTAGGGATCCAAGGTTTGCTGCCACCGTACTTTATGATGGTTCCGTTTTTCGCGGTCGTTCATTGCAATTGTACAACGGGGGGGTAGACTTAACCGTTTCTGGCGGTATCATTGCCGGATGGGTTACCAATACAGGTTATTACCTGCGCAAATTTACAGATGAAAGCATCAATCTGGCGGATGCTAATATTGCTAGTGGTCAGAACTGGATATTATTTAGATATGCAGAAGTGCTTTTAAACTATGCCGAAGCGCAGAACGAAGCTTTTGGTGCGGATGCAACTGTTTATGATGCCGTAAACAAGGTAAGAAAACGTGCTGGAATGCCGGATCTACCAACAGGCTTATCACAAACAGATATGCGTACTGCCATCAGACATGAGCGTAGGGTAGAACTCGCATTTGAAGATGCCAGATACTGGGATGTAAAACGCTGGAAACTTGCCGTTAACTTATTCTCGACCGCAACCAATCCGATAAAGAAAATGGAGATTGTAAGGGATCCTGTAACCGGGGTTAAAACCTATACGGTTAAAAATTTAACTAAACTAAGGGTATTCCAGGAAAAACATTACCTATTCCCTTTTCCAATTACAGAGATAAACAAACCGGGTAATAAAATCGAACAAAACACCGGTTGGTAG